The genome window AAAACGAGCCATTGCAGACATTTCTCGCCGAAGACTTCCTCTGGGTGTATTTCTTCCTTATCAGCACATTGATTTATCTCGCTATCAGGATTCTCCACAAATATACCCGTCTGCTTCATGTCGCAGGGCGTTAAGGGGCGCATGAAAATATCGGGCATCAACCCATAAGTCACCGGCCCTACAGCGCGCGCTGGAGAATGACGAGCACCCCCGCAATGAGCAACAGTGCGCCCCCCCATTTCTGCCAAGTCAGCCGTTCCATCCCCCTCAGCCAGAAGTACGAAAAAATCAGCGCGAACAAAGGCGCCGTGTAAGCGAAGGGCACGACCAGATACACCGCCCCGTACCGGAAGGAAGTAAAAAAGAGGAGGTAGCTGAGGGTATTGAGGAGGCCGGAGACCAGAAAAATCCGCAGCGCCCGCCGATCCACATGAAAGCGCTCCTCCTTCGGCAGAAACGGCAGGAACAAGAAAAGGGCCGGGATGGAAACCGCCGTCGCGATGGTGGCACCTATGATCGAATCGGGGACCATGTCGAGGGCGTAGCGGCGCGAGGTTGTGGAAAAGGCCATGGCCACCGAGTGGCCGACGGGGAGCAGAAGGAAGATGCGCCGCCAGTCCGAATCCCCCACCGGCTTCATCGAAAGAAGGGCGCAGCCCCCCACCACCAGGAGCGTCGCCATGAGGACCGCGATCCCGGGCTGCTCGGCCAGCCAGACGACCGCCACCAACGTGGAGAGGAACGGGGTCAGCGTCGAGAACGGCATCGCCCTTCCCACCCCGATGTAGCGGATACCCATGAAGAGCATCATCCGGCCGAGCCCCGGCGCAAGAATTCCGCCGATGGCGAACCAGAGAGCCGCCCGGAAGGTGAGCTGGCTCCAGTCCGAATAGAAAAGCGAGAGAACGACCAGCATCGGCAAACCGATCAGAAGACTGATCAGCACCCCGGCAAAGGGAGAGGCCGACCGCGTGGCCGAGCGCACCATGACGCTGAAGGCGCCGAACATGATGGCGGAACCGACGGCGAAGGCGATGGCGAGTGGGGGGTTCAACGAGACCTCCTCGGGCAAAAAAACCGGCCCGGCAAACCGGCAGAAGACGGCGCCGGGCCGGCGCAAAACCGGCCTTGCAGAAAAAGACTAAAAATAGGCCTGGCCGGGCTTCACCGGCGGCTCCCATTCACAGTCGGCAAAGGGGCCCTGCCCGTTTTTCTTCACATAAGCGACGCGCCTGTCGTTCACCTTGCCGTCAACAAGCACGCGCTGGAGCCAGTCGAGAATGTACTGGTGGTTGTCGAGGCCGCCCAGGTTCTGGATGCGCGCGAGCGGGTGGAACTGATCCTCGAACACCCACATCTCCTTCTTGCAGGTGAGGTCTTCGAAAACCTCGATCGCATCCTCCAGCGGACAGAGGGGGTCGAACTCGCCGGTGACCAGCAGGGCCGGACACTGCACCTTGTCCATGTAGCCCTTGACGGTCATCTGCCGGGCCATCTCGTCGAACTCATTCTCATCCGTTATTCCGGCCATGTACATGAAAACCTGCTTAAAGCGAGGAGAGGACTGGGTGAAGATGGTGTTGTTCGGATTGAAACAGGCCACCGCGCTCGCCACCGCCGCCATCCGGTGGTCGTAGCTGGCCAGCCGGAGCGACCAGTAGCTCCCCATGCTGATGCCGTAAATCGCAATCTTCGAGGGCTCGACCTCCTCGCGCCCGAGCAGATGATCGATCACCGCCGCCCCGGCCCGCTCGTAGTTGTCGCCCACGGAGCGAATCTTCCGGATGTTCGAGGCTCCCTGCCCCGGCCCGTCCATGGCGAGGACGTGAAAACCCCGATCGGCCGCCACGTTCCGGTGCGCCCAGGGAAAAACCTCCTTGCTCTGATCCATGCCCGGCACGTAGACGATGCAGGGGGCCTTCCGGCGATCGGGGAGAAGATGGAGCAGGCAGGAGATCGACTTCCCGTCATCGAAGGGCACCTCCACCCGCTCGATGGGGTAGGCGGCCACCCCGGAGCGGCGATCCACCATTTCGTCCATCTTCTTGCACAGGTAAATCTTCATCGGATTGTCATCGTAAAAGATGGGGTGCTGCGCCATCCGGTAGGCTTCTATCGCATGGTCGTAGTGCTCGGTGGCGGTGGCGTTGAAGCCCTCCGCCTGCGCCTTTTTGGCCAGCGATTCGTGAAACTCCGCGGACTCCCGCCAGACCTTCGGAAGCATCTGGTAGTTGTGCGCCGTCTTTCCCTGCGGCACTTCCAGATAATCGCCGCGCTCGAAGTTCTGCACCCGGCCGCGCATGTGAAGGGCCAGATCGAGCATCCACTGCTGGTTGTCCCTATCGGTTCGAAGCTTGCGGATCATGGTCGTTCTCCTTCAGATGAAACGTACTCCGGAAGCGGGAATGAAACACAATGCGAGTGCGCCATGAAGAGTATTTCGGAGGAAATGGTACGTCCCGCCCGGGGCGGGGTCAATCAAATCAGGAGAAATGCGGAATCAGCCGAAAACGATATTTTCTTCCCCGAACTTCTTGATCTGCGCGGGAGAAAATCCGAGCTCCGCCAGGACATCGTCCGTGTGTTCTCCCAGCCGGGGGGCCGGACGGCGGATTTCCGAAGGCGTATCATCGAGATGAAAGGAAGCGCCCACAAGGCGGAGCATTCCGTAGAGCGGATGTGCCACTTCATCGAAAAAGCCCATCGCGTCCATCTGCTCATCTTCCAAAAGGGCGGAAGGCGGCCTCACCTTCGCGCAAGGCACCCCGGCCGCCTCGAAGCGCTCCACCCATTCATCCGCCGAAGCGGTCCGCAAAACCTCCTGCACGCGCGAGATGATCTCGGCCCTGTCCGCATGGCGATCTCGGAAGGCGGCCCACCGCGGATCAACCCGCATCTCCTCCAGTCCCAGGACGCCGCAGGCGCGCTCCCAGAAGCCGTCCACGTCCATGTAGAGATAAATATGGCCCTGCTTCGTTTCGTAGATGCGGGCGCTTCTGTCCGAGAGCAGGTCCGCGACATTTTCGAGCGGCTCGCGATCCTTCGCCCAGACGAGCCGCCCCGTCTGGAGGGCGGCCGCGCCCCCGAGCAAGGAGGCATCAACATACTGGCCCTTGCCGGTCCGCTCTCTGGCGAACAGCGCGAGGAGCGCCGCGGACGCCGCCAGCGCGCCCGTAAAGTAGTCCACGAAATGACCCTGGACCAGCTGCGGCCCTCCGCCCGCTCCCTGCTCATGGGGGATGCCGGAGAACGTCTGGACGATGGGATCGATGCCCCGGCGCCCCTTGAGGGGCCCGCGCTGACCATAGGCGGAAACCGACACATAAACGAGACGCGGATTCGCACTCCGGAGAGAGGGCGCCCCCAGCCCGAGCTTCTCGGCCACCCCGGGGCGGAACCCTTCCACCAGGACATCCGCCCGTGCCGCCAGAGCAAGGGCGATTTCTTTGCCCTCATCTTTCTTTAAATCGACGGCGATGCTTCTCTTGTTGCGCTGCAACCCGAGAAAAAGCCGGCTATCGCCATCGAAGGTCGAGGGAAAAACGCGGATCGCGTCCCCTGCCGGCGGCTCCAGCTTCACGACATCGGCGCCCGCATCAGCCAGCAGCATTGTGCAAAAGGGACCCGC of bacterium contains these proteins:
- a CDS encoding CoA transferase, encoding MSLGALDGLRVLDLTHYVAGPFCTMLLADAGADVVKLEPPAGDAIRVFPSTFDGDSRLFLGLQRNKRSIAVDLKKDEGKEIALALAARADVLVEGFRPGVAEKLGLGAPSLRSANPRLVYVSVSAYGQRGPLKGRRGIDPIVQTFSGIPHEQGAGGGPQLVQGHFVDYFTGALAASAALLALFARERTGKGQYVDASLLGGAAALQTGRLVWAKDREPLENVADLLSDRSARIYETKQGHIYLYMDVDGFWERACGVLGLEEMRVDPRWAAFRDRHADRAEIISRVQEVLRTASADEWVERFEAAGVPCAKVRPPSALLEDEQMDAMGFFDEVAHPLYGMLRLVGASFHLDDTPSEIRRPAPRLGEHTDDVLAELGFSPAQIKKFGEENIVFG
- a CDS encoding DMT family transporter, with product MNPPLAIAFAVGSAIMFGAFSVMVRSATRSASPFAGVLISLLIGLPMLVVLSLFYSDWSQLTFRAALWFAIGGILAPGLGRMMLFMGIRYIGVGRAMPFSTLTPFLSTLVAVVWLAEQPGIAVLMATLLVVGGCALLSMKPVGDSDWRRIFLLLPVGHSVAMAFSTTSRRYALDMVPDSIIGATIATAVSIPALFLFLPFLPKEERFHVDRRALRIFLVSGLLNTLSYLLFFTSFRYGAVYLVVPFAYTAPLFALIFSYFWLRGMERLTWQKWGGALLLIAGVLVILQRAL
- a CDS encoding alpha/beta fold hydrolase — protein: MIRKLRTDRDNQQWMLDLALHMRGRVQNFERGDYLEVPQGKTAHNYQMLPKVWRESAEFHESLAKKAQAEGFNATATEHYDHAIEAYRMAQHPIFYDDNPMKIYLCKKMDEMVDRRSGVAAYPIERVEVPFDDGKSISCLLHLLPDRRKAPCIVYVPGMDQSKEVFPWAHRNVAADRGFHVLAMDGPGQGASNIRKIRSVGDNYERAGAAVIDHLLGREEVEPSKIAIYGISMGSYWSLRLASYDHRMAAVASAVACFNPNNTIFTQSSPRFKQVFMYMAGITDENEFDEMARQMTVKGYMDKVQCPALLVTGEFDPLCPLEDAIEVFEDLTCKKEMWVFEDQFHPLARIQNLGGLDNHQYILDWLQRVLVDGKVNDRRVAYVKKNGQGPFADCEWEPPVKPGQAYF